One segment of Rhodopirellula baltica SH 1 DNA contains the following:
- a CDS encoding LamG domain-containing protein: MSSTNSSPPNRQRILDLADKQIDCTANEAEMAELESILIQNSDAQRTYLRYMLVHGQLASTNPAIPTDSPVLQPDQMSANNVRPNVSASRSFTWRKIAVTAMAASIIAVIAFYSRHESKPKTADIPASSPQWQTRQVAYRYDQRKPPIESIGTIGTDRNATGPHTLNMADETIEFQSPNGTNLQVLQNSIFGINSANGGVLYMGSVLAKSADESSPISVATSNIRVLGTGYKVRVLDKKNIAVRADQDPVAVEARIRSPLYYLNFDSPDKSDRSTAVVYGSAATPTRGIVGEGAVNFDNSDNAIITFDEGMGDAVGTGEMACSTGMSIELMFISRWSGDAFDYDELMRKEDGDYRFLLSFQNDNNVGKYAVPTVAAGPCLSFGLHLAGFGYSELDVPLDGRNNRPHLSTITDGNAHHVAATYDSFSGRKCLYIDGRLCFETQFPVGTLILSGGSEPASIGNSKWQASEGFDGILDEVAFYDFALTPAEIRSHYRHASRGKPYFDSDVQPSTSRRWKPIANVASGTAEIFNDPSGKAINEDELAE; encoded by the coding sequence GTGTCATCCACCAACTCATCACCTCCGAATCGCCAGCGAATTCTTGACCTCGCTGACAAGCAAATCGATTGCACGGCAAATGAGGCCGAAATGGCGGAATTGGAATCGATCCTGATTCAAAACTCGGATGCGCAACGAACCTACCTTCGGTACATGTTGGTTCATGGACAACTTGCCTCAACCAACCCTGCGATCCCCACCGACTCGCCCGTGTTGCAACCGGACCAAATGTCCGCAAACAATGTTCGTCCGAATGTCTCAGCGTCCCGATCTTTCACTTGGCGAAAGATCGCTGTAACGGCAATGGCAGCATCGATCATTGCGGTCATCGCGTTCTACTCCCGGCACGAATCAAAACCGAAGACTGCAGACATACCAGCGAGCTCACCGCAATGGCAAACCCGTCAGGTTGCCTATCGCTATGACCAACGCAAACCACCGATCGAATCGATCGGAACCATTGGAACGGATCGCAACGCAACCGGCCCGCACACACTCAATATGGCCGATGAAACGATCGAGTTTCAATCACCTAACGGAACCAACCTGCAGGTTCTCCAAAACTCGATCTTTGGAATTAATTCGGCAAACGGCGGTGTGCTTTACATGGGTTCCGTTCTCGCGAAATCAGCTGATGAGAGTTCGCCAATCTCAGTTGCGACATCGAACATAAGGGTGCTTGGAACAGGTTACAAAGTCCGCGTCCTGGACAAAAAAAACATCGCCGTGCGAGCGGATCAGGACCCCGTCGCCGTCGAAGCTCGCATTCGGTCCCCTTTGTACTACTTGAATTTTGACAGCCCAGACAAATCCGACAGGTCAACCGCCGTGGTGTATGGTTCGGCGGCAACCCCGACACGCGGAATCGTGGGCGAAGGTGCCGTCAACTTCGACAACTCCGACAACGCGATCATTACCTTTGATGAAGGCATGGGCGATGCCGTGGGAACCGGCGAAATGGCCTGCAGCACTGGGATGTCCATAGAGCTGATGTTCATCTCACGCTGGAGCGGTGATGCATTTGATTACGACGAATTGATGCGCAAAGAAGACGGCGATTACCGATTCCTGCTGAGCTTTCAGAACGACAACAACGTCGGCAAATATGCGGTTCCAACCGTTGCCGCCGGACCCTGCCTTTCGTTTGGATTGCACCTGGCGGGATTCGGCTACAGCGAGCTTGATGTTCCGCTGGACGGCAGGAACAATCGGCCTCATCTGTCGACGATCACCGATGGCAACGCCCATCACGTGGCAGCAACTTACGACAGCTTTTCAGGGCGAAAATGTCTCTACATCGACGGTCGCTTGTGCTTTGAAACTCAGTTTCCAGTCGGAACCTTGATTCTCAGCGGAGGATCGGAACCGGCAAGCATCGGCAACAGCAAATGGCAGGCTTCCGAAGGCTTCGACGGAATCTTGGATGAAGTCGCTTTCTATGACTTTGCGTTGACACCTGCGGAGATTCGATCTCACTACCGCCATGCCAGTCGAGGCAAACCTTACTTCGACAGCGACGTGCAACCGTCAACGTCGCGGCGTTGGAAACCAATCGCAAACGTTGCTTCTGGGACAGCAGAAATTTTCAATGATCCAAGTGGCAAAGCAATCAACGAGGATGAATTGGCGGAGTAG
- a CDS encoding ABC transporter permease, with product MTYFGFVLKGLWRRPLRTGLTLMALATAIGSVMALSGVAEGFTESFRGVYESHRVDVVVSRQGSADRLSSSLEESYVADVAQVEGVSDAAGVLLETLSAEDQQVYGIPAMGMRTDSWLFTDYKMRAANAGMAEGVPTIGQVYLGENLAGRLDCEPGAVLNLFDEPFLVAGVFQSGNVWENGSMIVPLKQLQELAGRDGQITYINVVLDESIEARQVDSVVKRITAVDAKLLPLATDEFVRSDTRMQLAGAMAWMTSTIALLVGAIGTLNTMMTSVLERTGEIGILRAIGWPAKRIAGVILCESVMLALLASVFGGIGASLLLNVLANSEATGGLLQPTIATSVWVRGMVVGLGIGILGASLPIWRASQMRPTDALRHQG from the coding sequence TTGACCTACTTTGGTTTCGTGCTCAAAGGCCTGTGGCGGCGACCGCTGCGAACGGGGCTGACGCTGATGGCATTGGCCACGGCGATCGGTTCGGTGATGGCTTTGTCGGGCGTGGCCGAAGGGTTCACGGAGTCCTTTCGAGGCGTGTACGAATCGCACCGCGTCGACGTCGTTGTCTCACGACAGGGATCGGCGGATCGATTGAGCAGTTCACTGGAAGAGTCTTATGTCGCGGATGTTGCCCAGGTAGAAGGCGTCTCCGATGCGGCAGGGGTCTTGCTAGAAACTTTGTCGGCGGAAGACCAGCAGGTTTATGGGATCCCGGCGATGGGTATGCGGACGGATTCGTGGTTGTTCACCGATTATAAAATGCGTGCTGCCAATGCAGGGATGGCTGAAGGCGTCCCGACGATCGGACAGGTTTACTTGGGTGAGAACTTGGCAGGCCGGTTGGATTGCGAGCCCGGCGCGGTCTTGAATTTGTTCGACGAACCGTTCTTAGTCGCGGGTGTTTTTCAAAGCGGAAACGTTTGGGAAAACGGTTCCATGATTGTGCCGCTGAAGCAACTTCAGGAGTTGGCCGGAAGGGACGGGCAAATCACATACATCAACGTGGTGTTGGATGAGTCAATCGAAGCAAGGCAGGTCGATTCTGTCGTGAAGCGGATCACTGCGGTGGACGCAAAGTTGTTGCCACTAGCAACGGATGAATTTGTGCGGTCCGACACTCGAATGCAACTGGCCGGCGCGATGGCTTGGATGACATCGACGATCGCGTTGTTGGTTGGTGCAATCGGAACGCTCAACACGATGATGACCAGTGTTTTGGAGCGGACCGGTGAAATTGGAATTCTGCGAGCGATCGGCTGGCCAGCCAAGCGAATCGCCGGCGTGATTTTGTGTGAATCGGTGATGCTCGCTTTGTTGGCCTCTGTCTTCGGCGGGATTGGTGCCAGCTTGTTGCTCAATGTATTAGCAAACAGTGAGGCAACCGGTGGATTGCTGCAACCGACCATCGCGACCAGCGTGTGGGTTCGAGGAATGGTGGTTGGTTTAGGGATAGGGATTTTGGGGGCATCGTTGCCCATTTGGCGTGCGTCGCAAATGCGACCGACCGATGCTCTTCGCCACCAGGGATGA
- a CDS encoding DUF1501 domain-containing protein has product MPSRREFVQQASTNFGALAMAVLLQNESEAAGGGAVKVLHHPPKAKRVVQLFMAGAASHIDLWDHKPLLEKLHGQQSDFGEPVETFQDGLGPWMKSPFRFSPYGESSKMLSEVVAPLGDCVDDIAFVHNMVGKTGVHSQATYLQATGFQRPGFPGMGSWVSYGLGAINENLPTFVVLPDHRGFASNGPKNWGAAFLPASAQGTTIFPQRANPIDDLTARADFISARGDREGLAMLNRMNDRYLQERPGDSRLEARIRSYELAAAMQLHAPEALDISGETAETMKMYGLDRMGATYPDQINPAEEAEYFGRKCLIARRLLERGVRFVQIWSGNDNGFPRRNWDSHEDIQRDHGPLAHGMAVGTAALIKDLKRTGLLDDTIVLWTTEFGRMPSTQGQKGRDHNPYVFTNWMCGGGIRGGVTSGESDPWGYKPLDRAHTTQVYDIHATILHQLGIDHTQLTVRHDGVDRRLTDVHGHVLTDLI; this is encoded by the coding sequence ATGCCAAGTCGAAGAGAGTTTGTCCAACAGGCGAGCACCAACTTTGGGGCCCTCGCGATGGCGGTCCTGTTGCAAAACGAATCGGAGGCGGCTGGTGGTGGCGCGGTGAAAGTGCTGCACCATCCGCCCAAGGCGAAACGTGTGGTGCAACTGTTCATGGCGGGAGCAGCCAGCCACATTGATTTGTGGGATCACAAACCATTGCTCGAGAAGCTGCACGGGCAGCAATCTGATTTCGGCGAACCGGTTGAGACTTTCCAAGACGGTCTTGGGCCATGGATGAAATCGCCATTCCGTTTCTCGCCCTATGGTGAATCGAGCAAGATGCTCAGTGAGGTGGTGGCCCCGCTGGGTGACTGTGTTGACGACATTGCATTCGTTCACAACATGGTCGGAAAGACTGGCGTGCATTCTCAGGCCACTTATCTGCAAGCGACCGGATTTCAGCGGCCAGGGTTCCCCGGAATGGGTTCATGGGTCAGCTATGGTCTTGGCGCGATCAACGAGAACCTACCCACATTTGTCGTGCTGCCCGATCACCGAGGTTTCGCTAGCAATGGACCGAAGAATTGGGGAGCAGCTTTTTTGCCCGCATCGGCGCAAGGGACCACGATTTTTCCACAGCGTGCAAACCCGATTGATGACCTCACCGCACGAGCTGACTTCATTTCGGCACGAGGTGATCGAGAAGGATTGGCGATGTTGAATCGAATGAATGATCGCTACCTGCAAGAACGCCCGGGTGATTCACGGCTGGAAGCTCGCATTCGATCCTATGAGTTGGCGGCAGCGATGCAGTTGCATGCACCCGAGGCATTGGACATTTCAGGTGAGACCGCCGAGACGATGAAGATGTACGGGCTGGATCGGATGGGCGCAACCTATCCGGACCAGATCAATCCAGCCGAAGAGGCCGAGTACTTTGGGAGAAAGTGTTTGATCGCGCGTCGTTTGCTTGAGCGTGGCGTCCGGTTCGTTCAGATCTGGTCTGGAAACGACAACGGCTTTCCCAGACGCAACTGGGATTCGCACGAAGACATTCAGCGTGACCACGGTCCGCTGGCCCACGGCATGGCGGTTGGCACCGCCGCATTGATCAAAGACTTAAAGCGAACCGGATTGCTGGATGACACGATCGTTCTGTGGACAACTGAATTCGGCCGCATGCCGAGCACGCAAGGTCAGAAAGGACGCGATCACAATCCTTACGTGTTCACCAATTGGATGTGCGGTGGCGGAATTCGGGGCGGTGTCACGTCAGGCGAATCAGACCCTTGGGGTTACAAGCCGCTCGACCGAGCCCATACGACTCAGGTTTACGACATTCATGCGACCATCTTGCATCAGTTGGGAATTGATCACACCCAACTGACGGTGCGACACGACGGTGTTGACCGTCGATTGACTGATGTGCATGGTCACGTTCTCACCGACCTCATCTAG
- a CDS encoding DUF1553 domain-containing protein: MDSKIKEWVAALTALLACVSACAGDEALNAESHFRDHVATIFSQRCLSCHGSESPEGDFSLHDASSFFAEGHVDSGDADASHLMELITPKDGRAEMPQDADPLSPADLNAIRQWIDEGAIWPADVVLQEASVNDFDWWSYQPMVQPEVPIVSDPWATSPIDRFILRKLNEEGLKPNPPADRRELIRRLTFDLIGLPPTPEEVADFVSDPDPLAYEKLVDRLLDSKHYGERWARHWLDVVKYADSNGYDKDKLRPNAWPYRDYVIRSLNQDKPYARFVREQIAGDVLYPGDPDGIAALGFIAAGPWDFIGHVEVSESKQDGKVARNLDRDDMVSGALNTFCSVAVQCARCHNHKFDPITQEQYYGLQAVFSALDRADRAFDIQPETAEQREILNARLGQLITQRNELEQRIQSAGGAELIDLMEQIESLRSKSEAVSYPEYGYHSELASTPDSEKWVEVQLDAEVSASRIILRPCNDNYNNIGAGFGFPLRFKIESADDAGVWTTIADKTGADFPNPQHDAVEFAVSGQRVRRVRVTATRLAERKADYIFALAELQIMVGDDHVGVGAKVIAKDSIEAPVRWRRQNLTDNKWPEESEAETLQSLAEAEQRRKEILCAVTTPEMTRQLKDISTEETVVRQKLDELPPQQVVYAAATDFTPQGNFKPTGGIPREVFVLHRGEVSLPGEKAVPGVIPLANSDRWQFDSELDESQRRVQLAEWLTDRQHPLVWRSIVNRMWQYHFGEGIVATPNDFGRMGAEPTHPKLLDWLAVEFRDGGQSWKRLHRLIVTSNTYKQSSAMHPEHSAIDGGNRFLWRANRRRLSAEEIRDSVLAVSGVLDHRMGGPGYYLFELEKTAHSPHFQYHKFDPAKKESHRRSVYRFIARSQPNPFLTTLDCADSSQSTPRRNETLTSLQALSLMNNKFSLAMAKEFAKRLISERPDLPAQVELAFELLVQRKPSDAEASELMAYAQDYGLENMCRILFNLSEFVFVD; this comes from the coding sequence GTGGATTCAAAGATCAAGGAATGGGTTGCCGCTTTGACAGCGTTGCTGGCATGCGTTTCTGCATGTGCTGGTGATGAAGCGTTGAACGCGGAGTCGCATTTTCGCGATCACGTCGCCACCATTTTTTCTCAGCGTTGCCTTTCTTGTCACGGAAGCGAATCGCCCGAAGGTGATTTTTCATTGCATGATGCCTCGTCCTTTTTCGCGGAAGGGCATGTTGATTCCGGTGATGCGGACGCCAGTCATTTGATGGAATTGATCACGCCGAAGGATGGTCGTGCTGAGATGCCACAAGACGCAGATCCGCTCAGCCCAGCGGATTTGAATGCGATACGGCAATGGATCGATGAAGGAGCAATTTGGCCTGCGGACGTTGTCCTGCAAGAGGCATCGGTCAACGACTTTGATTGGTGGTCGTACCAACCGATGGTTCAGCCTGAAGTGCCAATCGTTTCGGATCCATGGGCAACTTCGCCGATCGATCGATTCATTTTAAGGAAATTGAACGAGGAAGGATTGAAACCCAATCCGCCGGCGGATCGTCGTGAGTTAATCCGTCGCCTGACGTTCGACTTGATTGGTTTGCCACCGACGCCGGAAGAGGTCGCCGACTTTGTCTCGGACCCAGATCCGTTGGCTTACGAAAAATTGGTCGATCGTCTTCTGGATTCGAAACACTACGGCGAACGATGGGCTCGGCATTGGCTCGACGTTGTCAAGTACGCTGACTCCAATGGCTACGACAAAGACAAACTGCGGCCAAATGCGTGGCCCTATCGAGACTATGTCATTCGGTCGCTCAACCAGGACAAGCCCTACGCTCGGTTCGTACGCGAGCAGATCGCTGGTGACGTCTTGTATCCGGGGGATCCGGACGGGATCGCCGCATTGGGGTTCATCGCTGCAGGTCCGTGGGACTTCATTGGACACGTCGAAGTCTCTGAGTCGAAGCAGGATGGCAAGGTGGCACGTAACCTGGACCGAGACGACATGGTGTCGGGAGCACTGAACACCTTCTGCAGCGTTGCCGTTCAGTGTGCCCGTTGCCACAACCATAAGTTCGATCCCATCACGCAGGAGCAATACTATGGTTTGCAGGCTGTGTTTTCCGCTCTCGATCGCGCAGATCGTGCCTTCGACATTCAGCCCGAGACCGCCGAGCAGAGAGAAATCCTGAACGCGCGTCTCGGGCAACTGATTACGCAGCGAAATGAGTTGGAGCAACGCATCCAATCAGCTGGTGGGGCTGAATTGATCGACCTGATGGAGCAGATCGAAAGTCTTCGCTCAAAGTCCGAGGCCGTTTCATATCCGGAGTACGGGTACCACAGCGAGCTTGCATCGACACCGGATTCTGAGAAATGGGTGGAAGTCCAACTCGATGCGGAGGTGTCCGCGTCGCGAATCATATTGCGGCCTTGCAATGACAACTACAACAACATCGGGGCTGGGTTTGGATTTCCACTGCGGTTCAAAATTGAATCCGCTGATGACGCGGGAGTCTGGACGACGATCGCGGACAAAACGGGTGCCGACTTTCCTAATCCGCAGCATGACGCGGTGGAATTCGCCGTGTCCGGTCAACGCGTCCGTCGGGTTCGAGTCACCGCGACTCGATTGGCCGAACGCAAAGCGGACTACATATTCGCGTTGGCTGAATTGCAAATCATGGTTGGCGACGATCATGTGGGCGTCGGAGCCAAGGTGATTGCCAAAGACTCGATCGAAGCTCCGGTGCGCTGGCGGCGACAGAACTTGACGGACAACAAGTGGCCTGAAGAGAGCGAAGCCGAAACGTTGCAATCATTGGCCGAGGCAGAGCAACGTCGCAAGGAGATTCTGTGCGCGGTGACCACGCCAGAAATGACGCGGCAGTTGAAAGACATCAGCACAGAAGAAACGGTCGTTCGGCAGAAGCTGGATGAGCTGCCACCACAGCAGGTTGTGTACGCGGCGGCAACCGATTTTACGCCCCAGGGAAACTTCAAACCGACCGGCGGCATCCCCCGGGAAGTGTTCGTTCTGCATCGGGGGGAAGTTTCGCTGCCTGGCGAGAAAGCCGTTCCAGGCGTGATTCCACTAGCGAATTCGGATCGATGGCAATTCGATTCCGAACTGGATGAATCGCAGCGACGAGTCCAGCTTGCCGAGTGGCTGACCGATCGGCAGCATCCGCTGGTTTGGCGATCAATTGTCAATCGAATGTGGCAGTATCATTTTGGCGAGGGAATCGTCGCGACGCCCAACGACTTTGGCCGTATGGGAGCCGAACCAACGCATCCAAAGCTTCTCGATTGGTTGGCCGTCGAATTTCGCGATGGGGGACAATCGTGGAAGCGTCTTCATCGCTTGATAGTGACCAGCAATACCTACAAGCAATCTTCCGCGATGCATCCGGAGCATTCTGCCATCGATGGAGGCAATCGGTTTTTGTGGCGTGCGAATCGTCGCCGGCTATCTGCCGAAGAAATTCGCGATTCCGTTTTGGCCGTTAGCGGCGTGTTGGATCATCGGATGGGAGGTCCGGGTTATTATCTCTTTGAATTGGAGAAAACAGCCCACTCGCCTCATTTTCAATATCACAAGTTCGATCCGGCCAAGAAGGAATCGCATCGCCGGAGTGTCTATCGCTTCATCGCTCGGTCTCAGCCCAATCCATTCTTAACGACACTTGATTGCGCTGACTCGTCTCAGAGCACGCCTCGTCGCAACGAGACGTTGACATCGTTGCAGGCCCTGTCGCTGATGAACAATAAGTTCAGCCTTGCAATGGCGAAGGAGTTCGCGAAGCGATTGATTTCCGAGCGGCCAGACTTGCCGGCCCAGGTTGAGTTGGCCTTTGAGTTGCTGGTGCAAAGAAAACCATCCGATGCCGAGGCAAGCGAGTTGATGGCTTATGCCCAAGATTACGGGCTTGAGAACATGTGTCGCATCTTATTCAACCTCAGTGAATTCGTATTTGTGGACTAA
- a CDS encoding sigma-70 family RNA polymerase sigma factor, with protein MSEPTTTSDDYETFLRLFTRDQFRILSYIRSIVVQPHAVDDVYQETCLELWRSFSTFQRDGEFVAWALGVTRNQILKHWRTRDRDRLVFSDALLHEITATALEMGGEMSDRQEAMNECVKKLAIRQRELIHLFYGKKQSAAIIAEHWNRSVHAIYKALKVMRRTLFECVESKLGNKTA; from the coding sequence ATGAGCGAACCCACAACAACCTCCGACGATTACGAGACGTTCTTGCGGCTCTTTACGCGAGACCAGTTTCGGATTCTGTCTTACATCCGGTCGATCGTCGTCCAGCCTCATGCGGTCGATGATGTGTATCAAGAAACCTGCCTGGAACTTTGGCGAAGCTTTTCTACCTTTCAAAGGGACGGCGAATTTGTTGCTTGGGCACTGGGCGTCACACGAAACCAAATCCTTAAACACTGGCGAACTCGCGATCGCGACCGGTTGGTTTTCAGCGACGCGTTGCTGCATGAAATCACAGCCACCGCCCTTGAGATGGGCGGAGAGATGAGCGACCGACAAGAGGCAATGAATGAGTGCGTCAAAAAGCTGGCCATTCGCCAACGAGAATTGATCCACCTGTTCTACGGAAAGAAGCAGTCGGCGGCGATCATCGCGGAACATTGGAATCGTTCTGTGCACGCGATTTACAAAGCACTGAAGGTCATGCGACGAACGCTCTTTGAGTGCGTCGAATCCAAACTCGGCAATAAAACCGCCTGA
- a CDS encoding alpha/beta fold hydrolase, giving the protein MPSFTPSFPSLRESRLKTHALSAVSAALAGWALLFPSIVTAQTRGPAENAGKQDRFQITARASEIDPRVKAYPEINYLIEDAKGKPADQQQAMFNPNVNSRGQLVIWLMGHNSQLFEKLGDYGLHAIRVHYANKWFSICCQENPVPPTCRGNMRLEAATGEDYTDEVDLAKPDGMSERAFQFVRWLAERNSPGNWEQFLNEDRTDLNWDKVIVAGSSHGSTTASRFAKHQRVARVVALCGPRDQYQNWQALPSATPPNRYFAFSHVLDGGWVDDHYCRSWEMLGLNAFGPIVNVDEQSPPYGHTRRLITDFDVNGDAKRAHSSVQPGRSAAKDPQTGEYKHEAVWRYLFTHPVDQVGTPVDRDPDCTHDQKQ; this is encoded by the coding sequence ATGCCGAGTTTCACACCCTCGTTCCCTTCATTGCGAGAATCTCGCCTGAAAACCCACGCCCTGTCTGCCGTCTCCGCCGCTCTGGCCGGATGGGCCCTTCTCTTCCCTTCCATCGTCACAGCCCAAACCCGTGGGCCAGCCGAAAACGCCGGCAAACAAGATCGTTTTCAGATTACCGCACGGGCATCCGAGATCGATCCGCGTGTGAAGGCCTACCCAGAAATCAACTACCTGATCGAAGACGCGAAGGGAAAACCTGCCGATCAGCAGCAGGCGATGTTCAACCCCAACGTCAATTCTCGCGGCCAATTGGTGATTTGGTTGATGGGCCACAACTCTCAATTGTTCGAAAAGTTGGGCGACTATGGCCTGCATGCGATTCGAGTCCACTACGCGAACAAGTGGTTCAGCATCTGCTGCCAAGAAAATCCAGTTCCACCGACCTGTCGCGGAAACATGCGGCTGGAAGCGGCCACCGGCGAAGACTACACCGACGAAGTTGACTTGGCCAAACCTGATGGGATGTCCGAACGAGCTTTCCAATTCGTTCGCTGGCTGGCCGAGCGAAACTCACCGGGAAACTGGGAGCAATTCCTCAACGAAGACCGAACGGACCTGAACTGGGACAAAGTCATTGTCGCTGGCAGCTCCCACGGTTCGACGACCGCCTCGCGATTCGCGAAACACCAACGCGTCGCTCGCGTGGTCGCTTTGTGTGGACCTCGTGATCAGTATCAAAATTGGCAAGCCCTTCCATCCGCGACGCCGCCCAATCGCTATTTCGCGTTCTCGCATGTGTTGGATGGTGGCTGGGTCGATGACCACTATTGCCGCAGCTGGGAAATGCTCGGACTCAACGCGTTTGGCCCAATCGTCAATGTGGACGAACAGTCGCCACCCTACGGGCACACGCGTCGCTTGATCACCGACTTCGATGTCAACGGAGACGCCAAGCGGGCCCACAGCAGTGTTCAACCAGGTCGCTCCGCCGCCAAAGATCCTCAAACAGGCGAATACAAACACGAGGCGGTCTGGCGATACCTATTCACTCATCCGGTTGATCAAGTCGGAACGCCGGTCGATCGAGATCCCGACTGCACTCACGACCAAAAACAGTGA